The genomic region GCCGCGTTCTAATTTTTTCGTGAACAGGCATGCGCCCTGGCCATCATGCCAGATCAACTTTATCAGGTCACCGCGGCGGCCCCTGAAGCAGAACAAATGACCGCCCAGCGGATCATGCTTTAAAACTTCCTGCACCCGAAGGGCCAAGGATGGAAAGCCACACCGCATGTCGGTATGTCCGGTCGACAGCCACACCTTGATCTCCGCCCCCATCGGAAACGGATTCATCGCAATGTCTCCAAACCACGCATGATCCGTAGCAAAACGTCCACATCGATATCCTGGCCCATGATCACACGCCGGCCGTTCGCACTCACCACCTCTATGCGACCCCGGTCGGTGATGGGAGACGGCACCGCGACAGTTTCCGCAGGAGGCGTGCTCGCAAAAACAGGCTCGGCAGCAACGACAATCGCCGGAACAAACTCGTTCGTCGAG from Rhizobium rhododendri harbors:
- the tnpB gene encoding IS66 family insertion sequence element accessory protein TnpB (TnpB, as the term is used for proteins encoded by IS66 family insertion elements, is considered an accessory protein, since TnpC, encoded by a neighboring gene, is a DDE family transposase.); the encoded protein is MNPFPMGAEIKVWLSTGHTDMRCGFPSLALRVQEVLKHDPLGGHLFCFRGRRGDLIKLIWHDGQGACLFTKKLERGRFIWPNVQGGAVAITPAQLSYLLSGIDWRAPQETWRPTRV